CAACATTTGACAGAAGAACATGCGAATTTATTGGCACAAGCACTCTCTGGTTTCCACCAAGAAGGCGCAGCTTTTTTTCAATTAGTACCAGAGAAATATGAGCAAACGCTTTGGTTTACTTTATATCAATCGGCAGCTATTCATCAGTTATTGGCACAAGTTGCTAAACATCCTGAATATTTGCTGTATAAATTTTTATATCCACTATTAATGCAAAATTATAATCAAAGTATGCTACAAACTCGAGAGTTAATTCGTAAAGGACAGTCGATCGAACAGGTGAAAAAGCAACGAAGATTAAAGCAAGGGACGATACAAGATCATTTAATTGAATGGTCTTTATTAGATACTAAGTTTCCTTTTTCTAATTTTTTAAGTCAAGATAAACAAAATAGACTTAAAGAGTTGCCGCAAGCTTCTTATACTTATCCATTTAAAGAACTAGCAGAATCATTTGATGCGACATTTTTAGAGATTCGGCTTTATCAAATCTGGAGGGAAAAGCAATCGTTATGTTAGAAACAGCGCTTTATCGTTATTTTCATTACACAAAGTTTCGCCCTGGTCAAAAAGAAGCGGTTACTGTCTTATTGCAAGGGCAAGATTTTATGGCGGTCCTTCCAACAGGCTCAGGAAAAAGTCTTTGTTATCAACTTCCAGCTTATTTAAAAGATGGAGTTGTTTTAATAGTGACTCCTTTAATCTCTTTGATGGAAGATCAGTTGGCTTCTTTGCAAAAAAATGGAGAAAAAAGAGGCGTTGTTTTAAATGGAAACTTAAAAGAAGAAGATAAGATATATGTATTAAATCATCTTAATAAGTATAAATTTGTTTTTTTAAGTCCAGAAATGCTTATGCAAGAAAAAGTGCTTTCCCGGTTGCAATCTCATCATATTGCATTATTTGTTGTAGATGAAGCCCATTGTATTTCTCAGTGGGGAATTGACTTTCGACCAGAATATAGAAACCTGAAATATGCCAAGCAACGTTTAAATAACCCCGTGACTTTGGCTCTAACAGCTACCGCTACTGCAAAAGTCAAAGAAGAAATAAAGTCAGCTTTGCTCGACAAAGATGCAGTAGAATTTTGTGATTCTGTAGATCGTCCAAACGTTTCCTTATCAGTACTTTTTACTCGTGCGAAGTTAGAGGAACTAAAGCGGCTATTATCAGCTGCTACAGGTTCTGTTCTTATTTATTGCGCGACGAGAAAAAAAGTAGAAGAGTTGTATTATCAATTAAAAAAAGATTATATCGTAGGTTACTATCATGGAGGTTTAGATAGTAGTCAAAGAAGACTTTTGCAACAGCAGTTTATCCAAGATCACTTACAGTTTTTGGTTTGTACAAGTGCTTTTGGAATGGGAGTAGACAAGCCTGATATACGAATGGTTATTCATTACGATTTGCCCGATAGTTTAGAAAACTACATGCAAGAAATTGGAAGAAGCGGTCGAGATCAAAAAGATAGCGATGCTGTTCTTTTATATCAGCTACAAGATGAAAAGATTCATTATTTTATGCAACAACAAGCTCAACAGGAGCGTGAACTTTTTGAATTTCAGATAAGACACCAAGCAGTTAAAAATTTAACAGAATTACAAGAAAAATGGTTACAACAGACAAAAATTTTTGGAAAAGACGCTTTCTTAGAAAAACTTGAACAAAATGAGCTAGAAAAGAAGAAAAAGCTTGAACAAATGCTTGAATATATTTACTATAAAGGTTGCCGTAGAGAGTTTTTATTGAGTTATTTTGGGGAAAACTTAACGAAGGTTCCTAATCGTTGTTGTGATTATCACGGTTTAGCAAAAATTTCGGTCGGATTAAAAGAAAAAGAATTTCATTTTTCTCCTAAAAAAGACGCTTGGCAAGAGATTTTACTAAAAATGTTTAAAGAAGAAAAATGACAGCAATTTAGGAAGACATAAAAGGATAACCTGTGGTATAATACATCGGAAAGATAGTGAGTGGGAGGTCATTTGAAGTGAGTAGAAAAGATAGAAATAAGAATTCACAAGGTCAAGAGCCATGGGAACAACCCATATATGATACAGAAAGTGACGATGAAAATACATCACGTTCGCAACAACGTCACCAGAAAAAAGGAAGCAGCGCCTTTTTGACGATTGTCGTGGTTTTATTGGCGTTAATTATTGCCGTACCAACAGTTGCTGGCTTATGGGTAATGAATCGTAACAATGATACTGAGACTGCTGCTAATACGGAACAAACAACATCGAGTACAGTAGAGTCTTCTACATCGTCTTCTTCAGAAGAGTCTTCAACTCAAAGCAGTTCAACTGAAGAGTCTTCTTCAGAGGAAACTTCTTCAGAAGAAGAAAATGAAGAACAACAAGCAGCAGGAGAGCAAGAACAACAACAAGCCGCTGGTGGCGGAGATGAACAACAAGCTGCCCAAGAACAAGGTCAAGATCAACAACAAGGTCAAGGTCAACAAGAGCAAAATCAAGGCCAAGGACAACAAGATCAACAACAAGGTCAAGATCAACAAGGGCAAAACCAAGAACAACAAGGTCAACAGGGCCAACAACAGCAAGAACAAGATCAACAACAAGGCCAACAAGAACAAGAGCAAGAAGACCAAGAGGGTCAAGATGGTCAAGGATATGCAACAGTTCAATCAGGCGATGGCTTACAGCAAGTAGCTGAAAGAAACGGAATGAGTGTAGAAGAACTTGCAGAGCTAAACGGAATGGATCCAAGCAACTTCCATGTAAATCCTGGACAAGAGCTAAGAACTAGATAAAAAAGCCGCCTACGCGGTTTTTTTATCTATAATAAGTGAAAATTTTTTAGTTTTAGACGAGGAGTAAGTAGTTCCATGCATAAAATCAATATAGCCATTGACGGGCCAGCGTCTTCAGGAAAAAGTACAATTGCCAAAATTATTGCTAAAGATTTCGGCTTTGTCTACACAGATACAGGAGCAATGTATCGCAGTGTTACTTATTTAGCTATACAACATCAAGTATCTTTTACAGATGAAGCCTCTTTAATTGAACTGATTGAAAATTATCCAATTACTTTTAAACAAACTGACCGTGGACAAGCTGTATTGATCCAAGGAGAAGATGTGTCTGAAGCGATTCGGCAACCAGAAGTGACCAATAATGTCTCTGAAGTTTCTGCTCTTTCAGGAGTTCGTGCTCAGTTGGTCAAAGCACAACAAAAGATTGCGGCTTCAAAGGGAGTTGTGATGGACGGAAGAGATATTGGTACTACGGTGCTTCCGCAAGCTGAAGTTAAGATTTTTTTGGTCGCTTCCGCAAGCGAACGTGCTAAAAGACGTTATAAAGAAAATCAGGCTAAGGGCATAAAGAGTGATTATGATACCTTAAAAAAAGAAATCGAACAACGGGATTATACAGATTCACACCGAGAAACTTCCCCTTTAAAACAAGCTGAAGATGCCACATTAGTTGATACAACAGGAATGACGATCGATGAAGTGGTAACTACAGTTGAAAATATAGCTAAAGAAAAGATGGAGAGAGGTAAATGAAGAAAAAAACAACTACTTGTTTAGCCTTTATAAGTGCTTTATTTATTGTCGGGTGTTCTAACGAAAATAATTCTGCAGATACTAATGAAACAACATCTCAAACTAGCCAAGCAGAACAAATAGATGTTACAGTAGAAATTGAAGAAGAGGACCAATCCATTGGCGAAAAAGAAGTTGAAACAACTACAGATGAATCGTTGATGCAAGTGATGCGCAACAACTTTGCAATTAAAGAAGATGGTGGGATGATTGTTGCTGTTGAAGGCGTTGAACAAGATGAAGATGAAAATATGTATTGGACTTATACAATAAATGATGAAATGGTAAACACAGGAGCAGAAGAAACCACTTTAGAAGATGGGGACCAAGTGACTTTTACCTATGATAAGATGGAATAATTGAAAATTTACTCAGTTTCTGAGTTTTCAATAAAAATATACAGAAATCGCTTTATTTTTTTCTTAATATAGCATAGACTAAAGAGTGAAGTGTTTTTTAAATCGTTGGTTAGGAGGACATATGTTATGACAGAATTTGAAAATAATAACTTTACAGAAAACGGTGAAACTATGGAAGATGCTTTAAACGCTGTTCACGACGTAAAAGTTGGGGATATCGTAAAAGGCGAAGTGCTTGCTATTGAGGATAGACAAGCAATCATCGGTATTGAAGGGACTGGCGTTGAAGGCGTAGCCCCTGCTAAAGAATTATCTACTTTACCAGTAGAAGATATTAATGAAATCGTAAAAGTTGGTGATGTACTAGACTTTGTCGTTATTTCATCCATCGGTAATGATAAAGAAAATGGTAGTTACCTATTATCTAAGCGTCGGCTTGATGCTAAAAAAGTTTGGGAAGAAATTGAAGAAAAATATCAAAACGGGGAAACTATTGAAGCTCCTGTAACAAACGTAGTCAAGGGCGGACTAGTTGTAGATGTTGGTGTACGTGGATTTGTACCAGCATCTATGGTAGAAGATTATTTTGTTGATGATTTTAATGATTATAAAGGCAAGACTTTAGAATTTAAGATTATCGAAATTGAACCTTCAGAAAACCGTCTAATCTTGTCTCATAAAGCTATCGTTGAAAAAGAAAAGGAACAGAAAAAAGAAGAATTGCTTAGCTCCATTTCAGAAGGCGATGTAATCGAAGGTACAGTGGCTCGTTTAACTGACTTTGGTGCCTTTATTGATTTAGGTGGTATTGATGGTCTTGTCCATGTTTCGGAAATTTCTCATGCTCACGTTGCTAAACCTAGTGATGTACTAAGCGTTGGAGATAAAGTAAATGTGGCTGTGTTATCAGTGGATCCATCAACTGAACGTGTTTCCTTATCCATTAAGGATACATTACCTGGACCTTGGACAAATATTGAAGAAAAGGCACCTAAAGGAAGTATCCTAGAAGGAACAGTTAAACGTTTAACTAGTTTCGGTGCCTTTGTCGAAGTATTTCCAGGTGTAGAAGGCTTGGTTCATATTTCACAAATTTCGCATAAACATATTGCGACGCCCCATGAAGTATTAACAGAAGGCGAACAAGTTCAAGTAAAAGTCTTAGATGTTAATCCAGATGAGCATCGTATTGCATTAAGTATCAAAGCATTAGAAGAAAAACCTGAAACAGAAGAAACTAACGAAGAACCTGAGCCAGAAGAATATCAAGATTATGAAGACGATGGCTCAGGGTTTACCATGGGAGACATTTTAGGTGAAACTTTAAATGAAGACAATGAGAACGATGAACAATAATTCTCGAGTTAAAAAGGGCTGTTTTTAAACAGCCTTTTTTTATGAGAAAAATGAAATATGTAAGAATACTTGCAAGATTAGTTTTCATTGGGTACACTGGTGAAGTTAAAAGAGATGACTGTATATCAAAAAGTATAACTAATAGTTTTTGATTTAGTTGAAAAACCAATTGGCTAAATTTTTGTTATGCAGGTAAAGATGGAGGGAAAAACATGCCAAGTCCAACGATAGCGATTGTTGGTCGTCCAAACGTGGGTAAATCAACAATTTTTAACCGTATTGCTGGAGAGCGAATTTCGATTGTAGAAGATACACCTGGCGTAACCCGTGATCGTATTTACACAAAA
This region of Tetragenococcus osmophilus genomic DNA includes:
- a CDS encoding helix-turn-helix domain-containing protein — protein: MEEFILSLFMGNKELKKTTLYQILIGKHTTSVLCYAYFHDLLPYFSALPTLEEEKFDQEIAKLVYNGWVRQDQQQLILESNPLSSNLLHTPVFRSLDFFQFGRKEEVCWRSFRFLLQAASFLGKKAEYVPLENAPIYTQRVREVIHQYGQDLPEIIYQETSHLFQHLTEEHANLLAQALSGFHQEGAAFFQLVPEKYEQTLWFTLYQSAAIHQLLAQVAKHPEYLLYKFLYPLLMQNYNQSMLQTRELIRKGQSIEQVKKQRRLKQGTIQDHLIEWSLLDTKFPFSNFLSQDKQNRLKELPQASYTYPFKELAESFDATFLEIRLYQIWREKQSLC
- a CDS encoding RecQ family ATP-dependent DNA helicase codes for the protein MLETALYRYFHYTKFRPGQKEAVTVLLQGQDFMAVLPTGSGKSLCYQLPAYLKDGVVLIVTPLISLMEDQLASLQKNGEKRGVVLNGNLKEEDKIYVLNHLNKYKFVFLSPEMLMQEKVLSRLQSHHIALFVVDEAHCISQWGIDFRPEYRNLKYAKQRLNNPVTLALTATATAKVKEEIKSALLDKDAVEFCDSVDRPNVSLSVLFTRAKLEELKRLLSAATGSVLIYCATRKKVEELYYQLKKDYIVGYYHGGLDSSQRRLLQQQFIQDHLQFLVCTSAFGMGVDKPDIRMVIHYDLPDSLENYMQEIGRSGRDQKDSDAVLLYQLQDEKIHYFMQQQAQQERELFEFQIRHQAVKNLTELQEKWLQQTKIFGKDAFLEKLEQNELEKKKKLEQMLEYIYYKGCRREFLLSYFGENLTKVPNRCCDYHGLAKISVGLKEKEFHFSPKKDAWQEILLKMFKEEK
- a CDS encoding LysM peptidoglycan-binding domain-containing protein; the encoded protein is MSRKDRNKNSQGQEPWEQPIYDTESDDENTSRSQQRHQKKGSSAFLTIVVVLLALIIAVPTVAGLWVMNRNNDTETAANTEQTTSSTVESSTSSSSEESSTQSSSTEESSSEETSSEEENEEQQAAGEQEQQQAAGGGDEQQAAQEQGQDQQQGQGQQEQNQGQGQQDQQQGQDQQGQNQEQQGQQGQQQQEQDQQQGQQEQEQEDQEGQDGQGYATVQSGDGLQQVAERNGMSVEELAELNGMDPSNFHVNPGQELRTR
- the cmk gene encoding (d)CMP kinase codes for the protein MHKINIAIDGPASSGKSTIAKIIAKDFGFVYTDTGAMYRSVTYLAIQHQVSFTDEASLIELIENYPITFKQTDRGQAVLIQGEDVSEAIRQPEVTNNVSEVSALSGVRAQLVKAQQKIAASKGVVMDGRDIGTTVLPQAEVKIFLVASASERAKRRYKENQAKGIKSDYDTLKKEIEQRDYTDSHRETSPLKQAEDATLVDTTGMTIDEVVTTVENIAKEKMERGK
- a CDS encoding DUF4430 domain-containing protein, with protein sequence MKKKTTTCLAFISALFIVGCSNENNSADTNETTSQTSQAEQIDVTVEIEEEDQSIGEKEVETTTDESLMQVMRNNFAIKEDGGMIVAVEGVEQDEDENMYWTYTINDEMVNTGAEETTLEDGDQVTFTYDKME
- the rpsA gene encoding 30S ribosomal protein S1, encoding MTEFENNNFTENGETMEDALNAVHDVKVGDIVKGEVLAIEDRQAIIGIEGTGVEGVAPAKELSTLPVEDINEIVKVGDVLDFVVISSIGNDKENGSYLLSKRRLDAKKVWEEIEEKYQNGETIEAPVTNVVKGGLVVDVGVRGFVPASMVEDYFVDDFNDYKGKTLEFKIIEIEPSENRLILSHKAIVEKEKEQKKEELLSSISEGDVIEGTVARLTDFGAFIDLGGIDGLVHVSEISHAHVAKPSDVLSVGDKVNVAVLSVDPSTERVSLSIKDTLPGPWTNIEEKAPKGSILEGTVKRLTSFGAFVEVFPGVEGLVHISQISHKHIATPHEVLTEGEQVQVKVLDVNPDEHRIALSIKALEEKPETEETNEEPEPEEYQDYEDDGSGFTMGDILGETLNEDNENDEQ